The Candidatus Binatia bacterium genomic interval CCCGGGATCCTGGCTATGTTCCGCGGCAGCTCACCGGCATCATCCTCGACGACGGCGAGACCACGGTCTACACGGTCGAGGGTAACGTCAATGGCGCGGGCACGGCGCTCGAGTGGCTGCGCGGGGAACTGGGGATCGAGGACATCGTTTCCCGGCTGCCGCAATGGCTGGCGACAGCGGGCGAACCGCCGCTGTTCCTCAATGGCATCGCCGGACTCGGCGGCCCGTTCTGGAAGCCCGATTTCACCTCGCGTTTCATCGGCGAAGGCGAGCCCTGGCAAAAGGCCGTGGCAGTGGTCGAAAGCATGGCGTTCCTGCTGCAGGCGAACATCGAGGAGATGGCGAAGCACGTGCCACCGGCCGCGCGCATCCGCGTAAGCGGCGGGGTGTCGCTGATCGACGGCCTGTGCCGCAGGCTCGCTTCGGTAAGCGGGCTGCCCGTGCACCGGCGCGAGGACGCCGAAGCAACCACCCGCGGCATCGGCTACCTGGCCGCCGGGCGGCCGGCG includes:
- a CDS encoding FGGY-family carbohydrate kinase is translated as DPQCAARTQLWSLHTRDWDPELLSLFGLPQGFLPRSVPTCHPFGTLRVGDTAIPLVAVNGDQSAAVFAFGWPDRDSAYVNIGTSAFVQRVLTRDPGYVPRQLTGIILDDGETTVYTVEGNVNGAGTALEWLRGELGIEDIVSRLPQWLATAGEPPLFLNGIAGLGGPFWKPDFTSRFIGEGEPWQKAVAVVESMAFLLQANIEEMAKHVPPAARIRVSGGVSLIDGLCRRLASVSGLPVHRREDAEATTRGIGYLAAGRPALWNNAATEEVFAPAEDPAIRARYRRWRALMAEATGV